One genomic window of Fusarium fujikuroi IMI 58289 draft genome, chromosome FFUJ_chr01 includes the following:
- a CDS encoding related to purine utilization positive regulator codes for MDTRHLDLAIVLVHQEEKDIATLNNNVPCFQLSNHLFQKHAVGVGHCDLRVPQCTACARQNEACNITDCVSYPYTVVRALQDRINDLEARLRLVPTPNEIVPEPEPEPSEVNPEPRADLQKEAEEVGFLTTGGSDLYSGSKYVGSAAGSTFARIFFKQLNLVPSWDSGSQGSGLEQPLCEATAALPPQPIARALLHIYISRVHIWWPFLQLPHLRRVFQRIYESPRQCSDHEKFTVFVTLALASSQLTTKDAQSPAMMDLNDSNAYFQTSLRFFNNFSDHPRDLFGIQAVLLLAIWMLDSSHSSHNNDLWQLSRYIMSAAIEAGLHRHNKDWGFTAEELEVRNRTWWCAYNLERQVATLTGRVLSIRDHAVHTMLPNPATFDALTPLESSMAPVLHKHNVEVIRHIITLRRIGGRILESIYIARGPSGTAMDTTFQQICATSDQIRRDLELWEQQLEAMGLKPSREYSEMKIEYCLLQLLLHRPSPTFMVPSRQMASYCSKAASTAISHWSKIEGEYGISAICRCFRQLHDIILVGLAALYYDWQAMALPQTGDVAPRSHRHFNDTAICLDLIDRGITNMRAPYLTKYKDLFQAVRNKVYAKTIFTSISPGATNSTISPGTMSQGLIFNPSDDMMFSMGDGVEAYVNQVNEFLDGGGFNVDEALDAWYDALMGEIQNGDAQMME; via the exons ATGGATACGAGGCATTTAGACTTGGCTATTGTCCTTGTGCACcaggaagaaaaggatatcGCTACCCTAAACAATAATGTTCCATGCTTTCAACTCTCCAACCATCTGTTTCAAAAGCATGCAGTCGGTGTCGGTCAC TGCGATCTCAGAGTTCCGCAGTGTACAGCATGCGCACGACAGAATGAAGCATGTAATATCACAGACTGTGTCTCTTACCCGTACACAGTGGTGAGAGCCCTTCAGGATCGAATCAATGACCTCGAagcgagactgagactggtcCCAACACCCAATGAGATCGTTCCTGAGCCGGAGCCAGAGCCCTCGGAAGTGAATCCGGAACCCCGTGCTGATCTgcagaaggaggctgaagaggtGGGTTTCCTCACCACGGGAGGATCAGATCTGTACTCAGGTAGCAAGTATG TCGGCAGCGCGGCCGGATCGACATTTGCGaggatcttcttcaagcagcTTAATCTTGTTCCCTCGTGGGATTCCGGGAGTCAGGGAAGTGGTCTTGAACAGCCCCTGTGTGAAGCAACTGCTGCACTTCCGCCTCAGCCTATCGCAAGGGCTCTCCTCCACATCTACATCTCTAGGGTACACATCTGGTGGCCATTCTTACAGCTTCCGCATTTGAGAAGGGTCTTTCAGCGTATCTATGAGAGTCCTAGGCAGTGTAGTGACCATGAAAAGTTTACTGTCTTTGTTACTCTAGCTTTAGCAAGCAGTCAACTGACCACGAAGGATGCCCAGTCTCCAGCAATGATGGACCTCAACGACTCCAATGCATACTTCCAGACCTCAttgcgcttcttcaacaatttTAGTGACCATCCAAGAGACCTTTTCGGGATTCAAGCAGTGCTACTTCTGGCGATATGGATGCTAGACTCGTCTCACAGCAGCCACAATAACGACCTCTGGCAGCTCAGCCGGTACATCATGTCAGCAGCCATAGAGGCAGGACTCCACCGTCACAACAAGGACTGGGGTTTCACAGCTGAAGAGCTAGAAGTCCGGAATAGGACGTGGTGGTGTGCATACAACCTGGAGCG ACAAGTTGCGACTCTGACAGGGCGAGTCTTATCCATTCGGGACCACGCAGTCCACACCATGTTACCCAATCCAGCCACTTTCGATGCACTGACCCCTCTTGAGAGCTCCATGGCCCCCGTTCTCCACAAGCACAACGTTGAGGTTATTCGTCACATTATTACATTGCGGAGAATTGGTGGTCGCATCCTTGAGTCGATCTACATAGCGAGAGGGCCAAGCGGCACGGCTATGGATACTACATTCCAGCAGATTTGTGCGACCTCCGACCAAATCCGGAGAGACCTCGAACTCTGGGAGCAGCAATTGGAGGCAATGGGACTAAAGCCATCTCGAGAGTACtctgagatgaagattgAGTACTGCCTTTTGCAGCTTCTGCTACACAGACCATCGCCGACATTCATGGTGCCATCGCGTCAAATGGCGTCCTACTGTTCCAAGGCTGCATCGACTGCAATCAGTCACTGGTCGAAAATCGAGGGCGAATATGGCATTTCTGCTATTTGTCGATGTTTTAGACAGCTGCATGATATTATCCTTGTCGGACTAGCGGCTCTTTACTACGATTG GCAAGCGATGGCCCTTCCACAGACTGGAGATGTTGCTCCGAGGTCACATCGACATTTCAACGACACTGCGATTTGCCTAGACCTGATTGACCGAGGAATTACTAATATGAGAGCTCCATATTTGACAAAGTACAAAGACTTGTTCCAGGCTGTGAGGAACAAAGTTTACGCCAAGACGATTTTCACCAGCATAAGTCCAGGGGCTACGAACTCGACCATATCCCCTGGCACAATGTCACAAGGACTTATTTTTAATCCTAGCGACGATATGATGTTCTCGATGGGTGATGGGGTAGAAGCATATGTGAACCAGGTGAATGAGTTCTTGGATGGCGGTGGATtcaatgttgatgaggctcttgatgcaTGGTACGATGCTTTGATGGGGGAAATACAGAATGGAGATGCCCAGATGATGGAGTGA
- a CDS encoding related to allantoate permease produces the protein MSQTPKTEQGQAKDMAQSVASDREQDETLELTKAQSKRLLLKTDLVVMPLAVLSMTLAFLDKNALGYAAIFGIKEDAHLKPQEYSWLSSIFYFGYLAMEFPNLWLMTKIPIGKYVGGCLTLWGIALCFMALCHNFAGLATIRFLLGVFEAAVLPCMMIINSMWYLRNEQPLRTAFWYNTFAGVFGGILSYAIGQINGSLSTWKYIFLIYGSCTILAGALVFFGLPDTPSKAWFFTEEEKKLAMIRLAPNQTGIESKKKFQTAQILEALRDPKCYCIWLGVFGYALANAGITNFNPLIIAGYGFSKTKTVLMATPQAAVAMISQAILTTVAFFIPNLRCIFWIFGALMGLVGAVMVHSLDVATQRDASLAGVYLMGFYNVPWVFLLSLSSSNTAGATKKSFMGISIAIVYAVGNIVGPQFFLDRQAPTYALGIGSMLFAFVLMAATGLAYYVLCGIENRRRNKQYGKAHDDTDIGLEAERSDKTDWQNPNFRYTY, from the exons ATGTCGCAGACCCCCAAGACTGAGCAAGGCCAGGCTAAGGACATGGCTCAATCTGTCGCTTCTGATCGCGAGCAGGATGAGACGCTGGAGTTAACCAAGGCCCAGTCAAAGCGACTGCTCCTCAAGACAGACTTGGTCGTCATGCCGCTGGCTGTTCTGTCTATGACATTGGCTTTCTTGGATAAG AATGCACTGGGATACGCCGCCATCTTCGGTATCAAAGAAGATGCTCACCTCAAGCCCCAAGAGTACAGTTGGCTAAGCAGTATCTTCTACTTTGGTTACCTAGCCATGGAGTTCCCTAACCTCTGGCTAATGACCAAGATTCCTATTGGTAAATACGTCGGTGGCTGCCTCACTCTATGGGGTATTGCCCTATGCTTCATGGCACTTTGCCATAACTTTGCAGGACTGGCGACAATTAGAttccttcttggtgtttttgaaGCTGCAGTACTACCTTGCATGATGATCATCAACTCCATGTGGTATTTGAGGAATGAGCAGCCTCTGAGAACGGCGTTCTGGTATAATACTTTCGCTGGTGTGTTTGGAGGCATTCTGTCTTATGCCATTGGACAGATTAATGGATCGCTATCCACCTGGAAG tacatcttcctcatctatGGATCTTGCACCATCCTCGCTGGAGCTCTTGTCTTTTTCGGTCTTCCCGATACTCCCTCAAAGGCATGGTTCTtcactgaagaggagaagaagcttgcgatGATTCGTCTCGCACCCAATCAGACCGGTATCGAGTCAAAGAAG AAATTCCAAACTGCTCAGATCTTGGAGGCGCTTCGTGATCCCAAATGCTACTGCATCTGGCTCGGTGTCTTTGGCTATGCCCTCGCTAACGCAGGTATCACAAACTTCAAccctctcatcatcgctggcTATGGCTTCAGTAAGACCAAGACTGTTTTGATGGCCACTCCTCAGGCAGCAGTCGCAATGATCAGTCAAGCTATCCTCACCACTGTTGCGTTCTTCATTCCCAATCTGAGGTGTATCTTCTGGATCTTTGGTGCGCTGATGGGTCTTGTCGGGGCTGTCATGGTACATTCTCTTGATGTTGCGACTCAACGCGACGCGTCTTTGGCAGGAGTCTATCTCATGGGCTTCTACAACGTCCCTTGGGTCTTTCTGCTCAGTCTCTCTTCCTCGAACACAGCTGGTGCGACAAAGAAGAGCTTTATGGGTATCTCTATTGCAATTGTTTACG CCGTTGGAAATATTGTCGGACCTCAGTTCTTCCTCGACAGACAGGCACCCACGTATGCCCTCGGCATCGGTTCTATGCTTTTCGCGTTTGTCTTGATGGCTGCCACTGGCTTGGCGTACTATGTTCTCTGCGGTATAGAGAACAGGAGGCGCAACAAGCAATATGGCAAGGCTCACGACGACACTGACATTGGACTGGAGGCGGAAAGGAGCGACAAGACGGATTGGCAGAATCCCAACTTCCGCTACACTTACTAG
- a CDS encoding related to D-alanine aminotransferase encodes MTNTKQGSHGGSTHSSVPNAKNASIRVGIRDGVTGEFNLVPRAEAVVSVFDSNFLIGDGIWEGIRANKGRVQFAKEHINRLFQSAKAMYMDLGLSKGDLLDLIHKTLDANDMGDDEHVHIRLVVSRGLKATPYQNPKVNIGLPLIVIIPESKAVDPNSKSRGLRLATTWVRRGPPDVKDEQWNHISKATDVQACIHANVMNVDEALMLDLRGFVKTCNSVNFFIVRGDEVWAPTKDNQMQGITRQKTIDVCRSNGITIRELDFTLTETYGADEAFCTGTFPSQIHVTEIDGRVIGDGKRGPLTERIQQLYSELVRKDVERSREEIKAEVVSPRDLSFLKSKL; translated from the exons ATGACAAACACCAAGCAGGGAAGCCATGGAGGCTCAACGCATAGCTCAGTGCCGAATGCGAAGAATGCTTCTATCAGA GTTGGAATTCGTGATGGCGTCACTGGCGAGTTCAATTTGGTACCTCGAGCAGAAGCTGTAGTCTCAGTTTTTGACTCAAATTTCCTGATTGGCGATGGCATCTGG GAAGGTATCCGAGCAAACAAGGGCCGTGTTCAGTTCGCCAAAGAGCACATCAACCGCCTTTTCCAGTCAGCGAAAGCCATGTACATGGACCTTGGTCTATCCAAAGGagatcttctcgacctcatTCACAAGACACTTGATGCGAATGACATGGGAGATGATGAACATGTTCACATCAGACTTGTCGTGAGTCGCGGTCTAAAGGCTACTCCTTACCAAAACCCCAAGGTCAACATCGGCCTTcctctcatcgtcatcatccccGAGTCCAAAGCCGTTGACCCCAACTCCAAGTCAAGAGGATTGAGACTCGCGACAACATGGGTCCGCCGTGGGCCCCCTGACGTCAAGGATGAGCAGTGGAACCACATCTCAAAAGCCACAGATGTTCAAGCTTGCATTCATGCGAACGTGATGAATGTCGACGAGGCTCTTATGCTTGACCTACGCGGCTTCGTCAAGACATGCAACTCGGTCAACTTCTTTATTGTTCGGGGTGATGAAGTCTGGGCTCCTACCAAGGATAACCAGATGCAAGGAATTACCCGTCAGAAGACCATTGATGTTTGTCGATCTAATGGCATCACTATTCGAGAACTGGACTTCACACTTACTGAGACGTATGGCGCCGATGAGGCTTTTTGCACGGGGACTTTCCCCTCACAAATCCATGTTACGGAAATCGATGGGCGGGTAATTGGTGATGGGAAGAGAGGCCCTTTGACGGAGAGGATACAGCAGCTGTATTCAGAACTTGTGAGGAAAGATGTGGAGAGGTCAAGagaggagatcaaggccgaAGTGGTTAGTCCACGAGACTTGTCGTTCTTGAAGTCAAAACTATAA
- a CDS encoding related to oxidoreductase: MATDMLSITAPNYTSPSGYEISTVPRPIIIADNEVLIKVHAASINPVDVKKAAGVFKMAIKEEFPYKIGYDAAGVIVEVGKRVTALEVGDEVYTRLPEIGRGAWSEYVKCTDAYVSLMPESLSFADAASLPLAGVTALQVLGQYRGSLEGKTVLIPGGLSGTGALACQLAKNVFHAGKVITTVSTAKIPKVPKLLGEGTVDQIIDYTKEKISEAIPPKSVDFCFDTTGQAMEFLSLMVPSTGMIVSISTTPSASTLQASSVMRRPENPRIPFAGRVFLDAADAIRRLRAWRWGVTYMYHFLDPNREELDTLTGYVDSGMVKPVVGAKVDMRDIKAVREACDQTYKGKGGLGKTVFEVIKD, from the exons ATGGCAACAGATATGCTCTCAATCACAGCGCCAAACTATACTAGCCCATCTGGCTATGAGATCTCAACGGTCCCAAGGCCAATTATCATTGCAGATAATGAGGTTCTCATTAAAGTCCATGCTGCGAGCATCAATCCAGTCGACGTCAAGAAGGCCGCCGGCGTCTTCAAGATGGCAATAAAGGAAGA gTTCCCGTATAAGATTGGGTACGACGCTGCAGGTGTCATCGTTGAAGTTGGAAAGAGAGTGACGGCGTTGGAAGTGGGCGATGAAGTCTACACGAGACTGCCAGAGATCGGGAGAG GCGCCTGGAGTGAGTATGTGAAGTGCACAGATGCCTACGTCTCCTTGATGCCTGAGAGTCTTTCCTTTGCCGATGCTGCATCGCTACCGCTGGCTGGAGTCACGGCATTGCAGGTTCTTGGGCAATACAGGGGCTCCCTTGAGGGCAAGACGGTGTTAATCCCCGGTGGCT TAAGCGGTACAGGAGCGCTTGCATGTCAGCTTGCCAAGAACGTATTTCATGCTGGAAAGGTTATCACTACAGTCTCGACCGCCAAAATCCCAAAAGTGCcgaagcttcttggcgagggCACAGTGGATCAGA TCATCGATTACACCAAAGAGAAAATCTCAGAAGCCATTCCTCCAAAGTCGGTTGACTTTTGTTTCGACACAACCGGTCAAGCCATGGAGTTCCTCTCACTCATGGTCCCATCAACCGGCATGATCGTCTCAATCTCAACGACTCCATCTGCCTCGACCCTCCAGGCTTCTAGTGTGATGCGACGGCCAGAAAACCCTCGGATCCCGTTCGCCGGACGAGTTTTCCTCGATGCAGCTGATGCGATACGTAGACTTCGGGCTTGGCGATGGGGTGTCACATACATGTATCACTTCTTGGATCCAAATCGAGAGGAGTTGGATACGCTTACGGGTTATGTGGATAGTGGAATGGTCAAACCCGTTGTCGGGGCGAAGGTCGATATGAGAGATATCAAGGCCGTTCGCGAGGCTTGCGATCAAACCTATAAAGGAAAAGGCGGATTGGGAAAGACTGTTTTCGAAGTCATCAAGGATTGA